A single genomic interval of Candidatus Bathyanammoxibius amoris harbors:
- the amrA gene encoding AmmeMemoRadiSam system protein A: protein MNDVASEEEEIQKEARVHEKLLGIARQSIEAAVKGEPTPEFTVNEPELHHHHGAFVTVRQRGELRGCLGQFVSDIPLHKLVKEMAVAAITEDPRFKDERIGEKDLGKIDIEVSVISPLKRVSDPTDFQLGRHGLYIKRGDNIGCLLPQVATERGWSKEEFLSYCCLGKAGLGPDAWKETGTEVYVFTAGIINEHS, encoded by the coding sequence ATGAATGATGTAGCATCAGAAGAAGAAGAGATTCAAAAGGAAGCCCGGGTACACGAGAAACTTCTGGGCATAGCCCGCCAAAGCATCGAGGCCGCAGTAAAGGGTGAACCAACACCTGAATTTACGGTTAACGAGCCGGAACTTCACCATCATCATGGCGCATTTGTTACCGTAAGACAACGCGGGGAACTCCGCGGCTGTCTGGGCCAGTTTGTCTCAGACATTCCTCTCCATAAACTCGTGAAAGAGATGGCCGTCGCCGCAATTACCGAAGACCCCCGATTCAAGGACGAACGCATAGGGGAAAAAGACCTTGGTAAAATAGACATTGAGGTCTCGGTAATATCTCCCCTTAAAAGGGTCTCCGACCCTACGGACTTTCAACTTGGCAGGCACGGGCTGTACATAAAGAGGGGCGATAATATTGGCTGCCTCCTCCCCCAGGTCGCTACCGAAAGGGGCTGGTCAAAGGAGGAGTTCCTGTCCTACTGTTGTCTGGGCAAGGCGGGGCTTGGCCCCGACGCCTGGAAAGAAACCGGCACGGAGGTCTATGTTTTTACGGCAGGTATTATAAATGAACACAGTTAG
- a CDS encoding diguanylate cyclase: MGKPLRVLIVEDSEDDFELMVRELKCGDYDPTYERVETPEALNAALDSQTWDIVIADYNLPHFNALDALALLQEKEIDVPFIVISGTVGEDTAVEIIKAGATDYLMKDRMTRFVHSIERGLREVEERRQRKQAEEELKILNESLEQRVAEQTAELAKSEEIFRSISSSAQDAIIMADNEGRISYWNEAAENMFGYSKEDAARKKLHELIIPERLREHFLKGFKLFRETGKGPVIGKVVEFSAVRKDGTEFPVEHSISAVKIRDKWATVGIIRDITERKQAEETITHMAYHDNLTALPNRMLFVDHLNLELAHARRNRAALAVMFLDLDEFKDINDTLGHTLGDRLLKEVAARLIKIMRESDTVARLGGDEFTLLLPGNNDVASATQVADKILEEVRQPMTLDKNNLSITTSIGIAIYPGDGKDADTLLKNADAAMYHAKERGRNNFQFYNNLS; the protein is encoded by the coding sequence ATGGGTAAGCCGCTTCGAGTGTTAATTGTCGAGGATTCGGAAGACGACTTCGAGTTGATGGTGCGTGAACTAAAGTGCGGCGACTATGACCCGACCTATGAACGTGTCGAAACACCTGAGGCCTTGAACGCCGCACTCGACAGTCAGACATGGGATATTGTCATCGCCGATTACAACCTGCCGCATTTTAACGCGCTTGACGCGCTGGCACTATTACAAGAAAAGGAAATCGACGTCCCGTTCATCGTCATATCAGGTACTGTTGGTGAAGACACAGCGGTGGAGATCATAAAGGCGGGTGCGACCGACTATCTGATGAAGGACAGGATGACACGTTTTGTCCACTCCATAGAGCGTGGCTTGCGCGAGGTGGAGGAACGGCGGCAGCGCAAGCAGGCGGAAGAAGAGTTAAAGATACTCAACGAGTCCCTGGAACAGCGTGTGGCCGAGCAGACGGCTGAACTGGCCAAAAGTGAGGAGATATTCCGGAGCATAAGCTCCTCGGCACAAGATGCCATTATTATGGCAGACAATGAAGGAAGGATTTCATACTGGAATGAGGCCGCTGAAAATATGTTTGGTTATTCAAAAGAGGACGCTGCCAGAAAAAAACTGCATGAATTGATTATCCCGGAGCGCCTGCGTGAACATTTCTTAAAAGGGTTCAAACTATTCCGTGAGACAGGAAAAGGCCCGGTTATCGGAAAAGTGGTTGAATTCTCAGCTGTCAGGAAGGACGGGACAGAATTCCCTGTAGAACACTCTATCTCAGCAGTAAAGATAAGAGATAAATGGGCTACAGTTGGGATAATAAGAGACATCACAGAGCGCAAGCAGGCCGAGGAAACGATTACACATATGGCCTATCATGACAATCTTACCGCGCTGCCCAACCGCATGCTTTTCGTTGACCATCTCAATCTGGAACTGGCTCACGCGCGGCGCAACCGCGCGGCCCTGGCCGTTATGTTTCTCGACCTTGACGAGTTCAAGGACATCAACGACACACTGGGCCATACCCTGGGCGACCGTTTGCTAAAGGAGGTTGCCGCCCGTCTGATAAAAATCATGCGTGAAAGCGACACCGTTGCGCGCCTGGGGGGTGATGAATTCACGTTGTTACTGCCGGGAAACAATGATGTGGCCAGCGCGACCCAGGTCGCAGATAAAATCCTCGAAGAGGTCAGACAGCCGATGACGCTCGATAAAAACAATCTCAGTATCACCACCAGCATCGGAATTGCCATCTACCCCGGGGACGGCAAGGACGCTGATACCCTGCTCAAGAACGCTGACGCCGCCATGTACCACGCCAAGGAACGGGGCCGGAACAACTTCCAGTTCTACAATAATCTTTCATAA